One Vanrija pseudolonga chromosome 5, complete sequence genomic window, gcggcgagggcggcggggcagccGACGGCcgtgggcgcgcggcgcgcttgaaCGAGAGGTGCGGgaccggcgccagcggctTGGGGTTGAAGATGCTCTGCGCGCCGCTGGACGGCAGGCTGTCGTCTAATGTCGCCGctgcgtcgtcctcgactagcggcgccggccccgGCCGGGAAGGCACCGGCGAGGGTTCTCTTGCTAGCCTTGCTCGTGTGGACTCTCGTCTCCGCGCAATCTTGCGCGTtgatggcggtggtggggggatggcctcgtcgacctcgtctaATGTCTCTGCGATCGGCTGGGGGTTGAAGCCTCGCCGTACGTCAGTACCCTCCCGTATCAGCTGGTCCAAACTCGACGCACCCTTCTTCTGCGACGACGTCAGTCACTGCTCAGCGAAGCACACACGCTACTCACCGTCCGTGGCCGCTTGGcaggctcggcctcggcgggcttggcCGCCCGCTTGGCGGACAATCCACCATTTGCCATCCCTGCCTTGCTGCTAGATGCGACGGCctcagtggtggtggtggcaggaGCGGCGGCACGACGAGATGGGGTCCGCGCGCCCTGCCGTGCGGACATGTCCGAACGAGGTGCCAGCTGTATGTGGCCTGgagggtcgtcgtcgtcggcggcggcgtcggcttcggcgcgTCCTGGTCGTCGGAGTCGTGTGCGCCTCGatgcgggcgcgcgcgcacgatGCAAATGAGTGTTGTTGGGGTGTGATATGTGAGTTGAGTTGCCAGTGAGTGACGAGTTGCCATAGTGATTGTTTGTGTCGCCGTCTGGGTTGTGCGTGCACGGAACCTTTTTTTGGCGCGCGTGGCTGGATCGTGGAATATTTTGGGATTTATTCTTTTGGAATTTATCCCATCAGCTACCACCAATGACCTCAGCGCGCGTATTCGATGTGTTTccagtcgtcgacgtcgttgaTGCATTTCACGATCCCACGACCGCCCATCAAGCAAGCAACTGACTACTCACACGCACACGGCACAATGGCAGACCccaacctcgccgtgctcatcttcctcctcgtgctGCTCACGCAAGTGGTCGCCTGGATCGGCAAGAGCGTCCTCCAGgacgtcgcgtcggcggcgtacacgcgcgccttcctcggcaaCGTGGCCAAGGAGCAGCGCAAGCTCCGCAagcaggtgctcgacgacaaggccgagctcgggcgcACGAGCTCCCAGGACGAGTTTGCAAAGTGGGCCAAGCTGCGCAGGAAGGTGGACAAGGGACTGGCCGATTTGGAGAAGTCGAGTGAGTAGTGAGCCAGCGTTgccggcgagcgggcgcCGATCCGATCATAACGCTGTCTGAATCCACTAACCCATCCCCTCTCagacgccaagctcgccgccgcccgctcaaCCTTCACATCCCGCTTCTCGACGCTCATCTGGCTGagcaccaccggcgcccAGTTCGCCCTCATGTGGTGGTACCGCGCGCAGCCCGTCTTCTGGCTGCCTGAAGGCTGGGTCCCAGGACCAGTGGGATGGCTGCTGCGCTTCCCGAGCGCGCCTCGGGGTGGGTCGCATGACATCACCGTGACAAAGacgctgacccgccaggcTCGATCTCTGCCGGCGCATGGAGCACCGTGTGcaagcgcgtgctcgtcactggcgaggagctggtcAAGGGCTACCTTGCGCCTGCCGGTATGTGCTGTGTTGTGGAACCGAGTACTGATATGCGTTATCAGCCGTCGCGCCCGAACCCGTCGCTGTGCCCGTCGCTTCGCAGCCTCCGCCCAGCGCCAAGATTGAGGAGATTGAGCACGAGAAGCTCGACTAGAAGCACCCATGATCGACAAGGCAAGCCAGGATcgacgcccgcccccgcccccgcccccgcccctgTATCACAACACCAGTTGCATCAGACGCGCATAGACACCGACACACATAATGGCTCCTATATGTACTGCTACAACTTGCTGCGGCGGATgtgcgcgctcggcagcctcggcccGGGCGGCGACTGACCGCTCGCTCACATTGATTTTGCTACTTAAGCCTCAGCCTTGGCCCGCTTGCTGGGCTTCTCGGCCGAACCGGGCTCCTTGCGCTTGTTGGACTCGTCGGCTCTGCGCACGTGGTCAGGTTGGACGGACGTGGGGGGGCTAGGGAGCGTGGTAGGGGGCCAACGTAGATAGCGCGCGGGGAATGGGACGAGCACGACAGGGATGACTCATGGAGAAAGCTACACTGCTGCGCCGAAGCGCCTTGGCCACGCTTGGGGCCGCTCGCACACTCTTATCACTGGCAGAGATCCATGAAGGCATGCCTATCTTCCTCTCTCGCTCTCTCTGCTCTCTTCCCTCCTCCCGCTCTATATCGCTCTAGCTCTAGGGgtggggggttggggttTGGGTTGGTGGGGTGGTTGCGCTGGCGCGACGCTTACTGCTTGATGAAGTACTTGGacgcgtcggccgtgtcgatcgtgtccttgccctcctcccagccggcggggcagacctcgccgtgctcgtcggtgaACTGGAAGGCCTTGACGACACGGATCGTCTCCTCGACCGAGCGGCCGACGGGGAGGTCGTGGATGTGCGAGGCGCGGAGGGTGCCCTTGGGGTCGATGAAGAAGGTGCCGCGGAGCGCgatgccctcgtcctcgaggaggacgccgtACGCCTTGGACACGGCGTGGTTGCGGTCGGCGAagaggccgagcttgaggtcggggccgaggccgccctcCTTGCGCGGGGTCTGCGCCCACGCGAGGTGGGTGTACTCCGAGTCGGTGGACACGCCGATCACCTCAGCGCCGATGGCGGCGAACTGCTCGAGGGCATTGTTGAAGGCCAGGATCTCGGTGGGGCAGACGACTGTGGGGGAGGTGGTTAGCACATTGTTCGCAGttcggccgacgcgccgacgacgtgacgTGCGTGGGCGATTTTTTCAGATTTGGCCAAggcggggctggctggggtTGACGCGCCACGCGTGCTCCCGGCAACCCTCCTTTGGGTCCACAGGCCAACAACTACTCCACAACACTCCCAGCGACTCGAGTCGAGGATAACTGTAAGAGTGGTGGGCTGGGGCCATGGGGATTTTGGGAAGCATGCACGGGCGGTGGGGCCAGTTGCGGGGGTGGAGGTGCCACCGCCTACCAACCACCCTCCCTCGGCTCTTTCTTCCAACCGTTCTTCCCATCAACCGTCTCCCAGACTCTCGGAACGTGCTTAAACGATCAAGAAGACGCAGCGGAACGTTTCTAGACGCCTGCGCATGCAGTGGGAGAGGTGGTTGGCGCGAAAGTGGCACTTTCgccccacccctcctcctcgcctccctcCTGCCTTCcagccctcctcctcggccctCCCAGAACCTCAGAACGCTCTATTACTCACAGGTGAAGTCGAGGGGGTagaagaagaggacgacCCACTTGCCGAGGTAGTCCTTGAGCGAGACCTCGGAGAACTCGCCGTTCTTGACGAGGGTGCCGGTGAACTCGCTGTGTGGGTGTTAGTGGCAGTGGTGGCGGGCGCAGGCAGCCGGGGCGCATGCATGTACTGTGCGGCTGTACACTGCACGCTGCCAGCTTCCCACACAACGCTTTACTCACGGAGCAGGCTTCTGGATGCGggcggacatggtggtgTTTTTTGGACGGGAGGGAAAAAATCGGTTTTGCTGGAACGCCTGCCAGAGGTTATataccgccgccgctgcgcgccgcgcgccgcggagtGGTCCGATCGGACGTGGGCgacgcctgcctgccagggTGGCGTGCTGATGCATGACTGGCGCGTCCTCCCTGCCCTCGCGACCGATTACACCATAGCTGAGTCGACTGGCATGTTAGACCCGACACCGGCCGAATGATAACGCAAGCACACACGCCCAAATAGCTCAAGAAGCCGAGAGAGACGCGGCGAGAGCCCACCACAGCCCACAGCCCATTGCTGTTCCATGCATGTGGGCGCGGCATGCAtagctcgctcgcggcgtcgtgcttggccgaccgacgagccgccgacCACCGCCGAAGCATGTTCCAGAAGCTAAGACACGACAGAACAGAAGCTACGCGCCAGACACCAGACGCCCCCACCACGCACGCCATGCCCCGCCCCACTGACGCGCAGACGCGCCAACAACATGAACTTGACTCAGCGTGCCCAGGTGTCAGATCCTTGCCCGACGGCGGGCGTCGGTCCGTTCTTCCATGCGGCGTTGCGTGGCGCGCGTACGGGCATTCTCCGCGACGCTGGGTCTGGACACTGCGCGCGCTGTTTATTTTCTTGCCTTCGCCGGCAAGAAATGCCTGACGGGTAAACCTAGCCCTTtgctcgacacgacacgGCGCACACACCCCCCGAAGCTTCTTATCGTGGCCAATGCGACTGCATCTGGAGCGATAAGGGGCGAGCAGCTCCACCGCATGCACGTCTTGCGATGCCTACACACACATAGCAGCTGGCTTCCTCCTGTTCAGCGCAATTTCTATGCAAGTGACACGTGTGCCGACTCTGTCCTTGTATCCTTGGCGTGGACATCCTCCGACGACAACGGAAATGCCCACCGGCGAGCGGGGGCAAAAATGCCACATCGTCCAGGGTTGGTGTCCCCCAAAAGCAAAAGAGTCGATCGCTCGACTCCGTTTGTCTCCTGACTGTGATTCGAACACAGGACCTGCGGATTGAAGTTGTAACCTATTACAGTCCGACGCTCTACCAACTGAGCTATCAAGAGGCTGTCGATTCGGGCTGCGGGTGGTCTAAGAGTGGATCGGGCGTAggcccctcgcgccgctgcgtgCCGAtggtggacgacggcgcgggctgagatcgggccgccgccgtgctgggATGTGCTGTGTGCtgggcgtgctgctgcgtgaTCAGATGTGCTCACCCGGTCGGGGTGGACAGCACCAGGCCGCCCAGTCAACAGGCAGAGCCCACCACACCAAGCGCCGGCTCGCTTGCTCaggcgtcggcctcgtatCAGCCAGCCGCCGATATCGCTCctctcggcgacggcagAGCCCAGCACTCCCACCCAATGACACGCCTCTactcccaccccacccggCCCCACCCACGCGCTCAttcgcccccgccccgcccagcccaggtGACTGCGGCgcgccacaccaccccctcccctgTCCACTCCCCTGTCCACTCCCTGCCGCCACATTccgcccagcgccacgcgccaccctccactcgccgccaccctACATATGCTGTCGCCATGTGCTACTGCAATGGAGCCATCGACTCACCAACACGCGCACTTGCGCGCTTGTGCCACCTGGCGTCATGTCTCGCAAccgcgcacacacacacggctTGACGCTCGCTGCCACCCGCGGGTGGTGGCCACACGCCAACACGCCTACCCGGGTGGCACTTGCTTCTCCTTCTGCTTCTGCTTCTGCCGCCGGCCAACGCGAATCCACGCCTACGcccacgccctcgccatgCTCCCCCGCCCCACTCCCAACCTACTTATTCTACGTCATgcatgcttgcttgcttctTCTTCCAATGAGGGTCCACTCCTCCGACCTCCCCTCCGTACAGCCTctggccgcctcgtcccgctcacggcgcgacgacgcggccccAGGCCATAGTGTTGTACAACTTGCTATGCGAGTTTGATCAAACAGATGTTTATACCTTCAGTCGAGGGAAACAACGAAAATGCCCAAGGGGTGGCGGTCCAAACGGATATCGAGGATGGTGACAACAGGATTGATTTGCGATGGCGACAAGACACCAGAGATCcgcgtgtgtgtgagctCGAGAACCGAGTCGACCCGAGATTTGTGAAATCTCCAAGACCGACTCTCCACTAGAGATCCATGTTCTCAATCTCAAAGCCAgagtcgtcctcgcgccTCCTCTCGTCGGCCTCTTCGGATGACGACTTGGCACGGCCTCCAAGACCAAACGacaggtcgtcgtcctcgtcgtcctcggcgacaccgCCGCGAAGGCCCGAGTCGGGAACCTTGAAGTTGGTCGCGTTGCGGCCAAACATGCCACCACCAATCATGCCAGCCCTGGCAGTGAGTGATAGTGGGAGGCCGCGGTTGGGGAGCGGGCTCGTGCCAACAGGCGTGGTACCAGTGTAAAAGTGGAGACCAGCCATGTCGGggagcgagccagccgagTGGGGGGTGCCGGGGCCAGgagccgacgacacggacgagcGGCGACCGTCGCTGCCGTTGATACCAACGGGCTTGGAGTGGCCATTGGCCGCCTTGAGGCcgagcgagctcggcgcgggcgacagGCCGTTCTGGGTGAAAGAGTCGGAAGACGTCGAGTCAGAGCCAGGGCTTGATTTCCTGTCCTTGACACTGCCAAACGTGGCCGAGTCACGCAATGATGAAGGCGTGAGAGGAGGCACGGTCGAGCCAGCAGGCGAGTGCGAAACCTTGGGAAGGTCGcgggcggccgagcgcgccgacttGAGCAACGCATTGTCGCCGCGGGGCGAGAGAATGGCAGGCCAGAGCGACTTGTCGGTAGGGAGCGACCTGCCCTGGGCGTTGGTGGGGTCCATGTGCGCAAGAatggcggccgcctcgagcatcTGGACCTGCTGGTGCTTGCTCATGCTTATCTGAGTGGGCTCGCGCCAATGGGGACTGTGCTCCCAACGGTGCTTGACGAGACACGAGGGGTGGCGGTACTCTTTTGAGCAGCTCTCGCACTTGAAGACCATGCCCTTTCTCCTGCCCTTGATGCCGCCCGAGCcagtgccgagggcgagcttcTCCCACTCTggcttgagctcgtcggtgggctcggcatcgtcctccatgtccatgtcgagctcggcactGCCACTGCGGCCGCCCGAGcggtcgtcatcgtcgtcgtcgccgtcaaacTCCATGTCAAGCTCCATGTCGTCGGTCTGGACCGTGGGTGGGGCCTGCACACGTGCAGTGCCCCCTGCAATTCCCCGAGAAGGAAGTGAGGCGGCAATCGTGGTACGAGAGTTGGCACGGACCGCCGTTGGGCGTCGGTCCGTTTTGGCAAAGTCGAACAATTGTGGCGAgcctccgccgcccgtgGCGCTCGAGAGCCTCCTGCCGGGGATGGGAGTGGCGCCGgtcgagtacgacgacgacagggTAGGACGGGCGAGCCTCCACAGTGTCAGATCGAGCAGCTCGGAACTGGTCGAACTAAACTTACGACTTTTCCAGCCCAGAGTCGCCCAtgaggccgagcttgccgcggccgaggacgccggtGGTGGACGAGCTCATGCGACGCGGCTTGGCAGCCGGCGATGCAGTAGCAGCCGCAGACGCGGCGCTTCCGttggtcgccgccgtgccatTAACCGGACGAGTGGTAGACAGATATGATGTCGCCGGGACAGAgccggcgacctcggcgccattGGGTGTcttgggcggcgacgagttgGGGCCGCCAGCGAGAGAGAGGAGGTCTGGGGGTTGGTGTCAGCGTGACGAGGTTTATAGTTGGGGGGGTGGCAAATGGGTAGACTAGTAGCCCGGTCACAGCCCGATCGCGGATCCCCCAAGAAGCGAGGGAGCGTCCGTGGAAGACTCACCAAAGGCATGTGCGTGCATCTCGCCTTCCTTGCCGTGCTCGCACGGGGGGAGGAAGCTCGGATGTAAGAGGCTGGCCTTGGGGTTGGCAGCGGGCGAGGACTGTACCGGGAGCTCGGCaggctgtggtggtggtagtggtgggTAGTGGTTGTGATAGTAAGATGGTGGCCAGTAATATTGTTGCCAGACCGGAGTCGACATTGTGCGCCGATGGGAGGTGGTAGGGTGGTGGTAGGTgtgcgacgaggccgagggcgacgacgcgtgggGTGGGATTGGGAGCATTGTGGTAGTTGTATAATGTTCAACGTGTCGAGAGTTGCGAGAGAGCAAGAGAGGAGCGTGTCAGCACAGTCCTCGTGCGCGCGAACAACAGAAAAAAAGACGCAGCGATGCCATGGGGGGGGGGATGCACATCGCTGTATTGTTGCTGGTCACTGGCTGGGGGGCGGTGTGCGTGCAGTATGGTGGTGTTACACTTTCGGGTAACACACACTACACTAGCCTAGACTTTTTTTGGGCCACGGGCCTAATAGACCCAGCACATTGCGGCCAGTCGTCCACTAATGCTGATTCAACTCACCGCCAGAGATGGTGTCGACGCCGGAGGAGGCGAGCGCCATTGAGTAAaggcggccgctgctgcagagGCCATGGTGTACggagcggggcgggcggagtTGACGGTACGGCGGCTGAATCAGGCGCGTCTAGGTAGGTGCTGCGGGCTGTCGGCGATGTGCGGGTGCGGTGTGCCCTGGGTGATTTCGGCCGTagtggggggggggtgggggtggggggaggaggaggtgacgaggaggggaAGAGGAGCTGGTGAGTGGTGCTTGTGTTGTCGAGTTGAGTCGAGCCGAGGAAGAGTGGTGAGATGTGTGATGAGAGTAGGTTGGGTGAGATGGGACAATGTTGGAATGGGGACGGGCTGGAAATGTTGGATTGGTCCGTGTGGTGGACAGCGGTGGTATGGTGGTGGTATGGTatgggtgggtgagtggtcgtctgggcgggcgggacaAGGGGGGAAGGGAAGGGGGAggcgagggaaggcgaggaaggtgggggGCAGGGCCAAGGCAGCCAGGCCAAGGCGAGGCAtgcaggcggcagcggcggcggcggaggtgtGTTAGTCGAGTCACTGCCGGTATGCCaccgctgtcgtcgccgccgcgtcgcatCTACCCGGCCGGCCGTGTCTACTCTCCCTGTTGGTATTTCGACACACGCACGTATTATTCACACAAACAGGGGGCATGGCAAGCCAGTTTGaaaccgccgccgccgccgccgcgctgccgctgtcgtgATTACGCGTGGGCAGGCGGCTGTGCCTTGgcacgcaggcaggcagtcgCCAGGGCCGTGGCCTTGTTTGAGCCCGCCCGTTATTCAAGGTgagcaccgccagcaccgcctgGGCTGAATACTACTTTGCTGCACCTTCCCCCACTATTGCCGCTATTAGCTGCATAGCTGTACTTGTCACCCTGTCGCCACATGGCAAATAACGACACTGCCCAGGCAAGCATTGCAGCGAGGAACGGCCGAGCAGGGACACCGAGCAGGGACGACTCACCTTTGACTCCCATGCGACCAGCCCTGCCCCCTCggcccctcggccgccactGGGCCCCCGGGTCCAGGGGTCGACCccgcacggcacggcacgccgcgacgacgccggcagacaggcaggcaggcaggcaggtccAGACAGACAGCACGACATGTGTGCCGAGCGACAGTCGGTCGGCCCGCAGAATCGCCATCTCCCCTCATTCTCCCCCAAAAAAAGTTGGCGACGGGAGTAGGCTAgccggtcgaggtcgtcggtgGAATCCAGTGGTGGGTACCCGGTACTGCTGCTGGTTTCGGTAAGCTCTGCCGAGCGGTGATCAGGTACGCGGAGTGAATGAGTGAgtgagcagcgacgagcaagCAAGCTTGGGCTGACTACTAGCAGTGGGCTGGTagccagcgacgacagaTACGAGCTCGCGATGCATGGCAGCCCCCAAGCCACTACGCCATGGAGGGTCACCACGCATGACATGGCCAGGGATAGACGCACGCTGGTGGTACTATGTACTGGCCGCATTCCCCCCTGGCCTCCCTGCCCTGCCCTGGTCTGCCCCAGCTAGCAGCGGCCACCTACCTCTCAGTGGACATGACCAAGCCAAGCGCTCAACCACGCCGGATCGGCAAATTCCACCCGAGGACACCCTCATCCGCATCATGTGACCGCCGCCAGACGGCCTGGACTGGGCAGAGACGCACGCACGTTCAGCGACAGTCGGGACGCAGGAACAGCTAAACAAACTCTGTGCGAGCAGTATACGCAAGTGTCACGCCGCCACGTGGGTGTCTAGGCAGAAGAGTCGCCGCGGGCACCCCTGCCCACGGTATGATCGACATTACTCCCTCGGAAGTCAAGTGCTGTCTCACTTGCTCGTTTGCTCGCTTCATTACGGCGAGCGAGACccagccggccggccggtcaGCAGCACCACCCGCACTGGAAGCGCAGCGCAGGCAACACACGAAATTGAAATTAACCACCACGACCCCCCACTGGTCCACTACATTCCAGCTGGATCTCACTCGGCCCACTTAGATCGCCTCGTGATCaacagccgcggcgcggaaGTACTAGTGCGGGGTCGTAGTGGCGTTGATGGGGCGATAGGCGTGTGTGGCACCCGCCAATCAAGTGGCACCGGTGCGGTGGTGCGGGTGCGAGGTGCGAGGGCTTGGCTTCCTTGCCCCCTGTCTCTCTCTACTCGGCGTCAGCAAAAACGATGCGATGCGAGCGTCGCATCGACGCGCTCTCCTGACTGTGATTCGAACACAGGACCTGCGGATTGAAGGGAACAGATTACAGTCCGACGCTCTACCAACTGAGCTATCAAGAGGGTTGTGGGGGTGCGAAGCGCGAcagctgcccgccgcgctcgcctcgccgttcGGCGCTCACGCACCGCTCGCTCTCCCGACTGTGATTCGAACACAGGACCTGCGGATTGAGTAGGATAACAGTTACAGTCCGACGCTCTACCAACTGAGCTATCGAGAGGGTTGCGAGGTGGTGTCTtgtggcgagggcgggggctTTCGAGCGGATCGGTGCGTCATCCGTGGGCCCGGGGGCTTCGGTGAGGGGGCGGATTGTCGTCGCGCTTGTCTTCGCCTGTCAATGACAGGCGCACCGCTTGCTGTGCCCTCGCCttcacccccctcccctgtcccagccccagcccacaGTTCCTCAATGCTGCATGATTATGTCTATGTTCACTTTGATCTAACACATGGAAAGGATAATGATGATGTACACGAAAAGGAgctggccgtcgacgccagtTAATAGCCAGGGCCCCACGGCCTACAACctcgccttgagcgcggccgACTCAAGCACGGCGTCGGAAACGAGGTCGGCCGCCTCCTTCGCCATGCCCCAGCTGGCCTGGAAGCCGGCCGGGCCAATCCCGTACGCGTGCACGAtggccacgcgccgcccgcgaacggcgcggtcctcgcgctccagaCGCGGGCCACCGGCGCGGCTCGGCCGGAATCCAACACACTCGCGGATCACGTCCATGCCTTCGACTGTGCCGTCCGAGGACAGCTCGGGCACGTGCACGAGACACTCTTCGAGGATCTTGCGCGAGAGCTTGGagtcggccttgcgctcccATG contains:
- the Prdx2 gene encoding Peroxiredoxin-2 — protein: MSARIQKPAPEFTGTLVKNGEFSEVSLKDYLGKWVVLFFYPLDFTFVCPTEILAFNNALEQFAAIGAEVIGVSTDSEYTHLAWAQTPRKEGGLGPDLKLGLFADRNHAVSKAYGVLLEDEGIALRGTFFIDPKGTLRASHIHDLPVGRSVEETIRVVKAFQFTDEHGEVCPAGWEEGKDTIDTADASKYFIKQ
- the GET1 gene encoding Protein GET1; its protein translation is MADPNLAVLIFLLVLLTQVVAWIGKSVLQDVASAAYTRAFLGNVAKEQRKLRKQVLDDKAELGRTSSQDEFAKWAKLRRKVDKGLADLEKSNAKLAAARSTFTSRFSTLIWLSTTGAQFALMWWYRAQPVFWLPEGWVPGPVGWLLRFPSAPRGSISAGAWSTVCKRVLVTGEELVKGYLAPAAVAPEPVAVPVASQPPPSAKIEEIEHEKLD